In the genome of Alphaproteobacteria bacterium, one region contains:
- a CDS encoding class I SAM-dependent methyltransferase, whose amino-acid sequence MSDYSYIPKLYDVEYESPETSRQSDEFFWATVDGRRQRFNIHDYATLYRVPWLYDIALYHNLVCRTPTEMSAAIDRVWAEAGVDRSGLRALELGAGSGAFGHELRYTLGIPHLEAIDICPEAAEAATRDRAGLYNAYHVDDLTNLRPETERALRRAEFNVVAMASATGWGNHIPLAGFETSFDLLVPGGWYIFHVKPNDPDPECIQLCDWVAAKVESGALEQTYRGSHFHRKSSNGSDIYYDVVVGLKR is encoded by the coding sequence ATGTCGGATTATTCCTACATCCCGAAATTGTACGACGTCGAGTACGAGTCCCCCGAAACAAGCCGGCAGTCGGACGAGTTTTTCTGGGCGACGGTCGACGGCCGACGCCAGCGGTTCAACATCCATGACTATGCCACGCTCTATCGCGTGCCATGGCTCTATGACATCGCCCTCTATCATAATCTGGTCTGCCGCACCCCGACCGAGATGTCGGCCGCCATCGACCGGGTCTGGGCCGAGGCGGGTGTCGACCGCTCCGGCCTGCGGGCGCTGGAACTGGGCGCCGGCAGCGGCGCTTTCGGCCACGAATTGCGCTACACCCTGGGCATCCCGCACCTGGAGGCCATCGACATCTGCCCGGAAGCGGCAGAGGCGGCGACCCGCGACCGGGCGGGGCTCTACAACGCCTATCACGTCGACGACCTGACCAATCTGCGGCCGGAAACGGAACGGGCGCTGCGGCGGGCGGAGTTCAACGTGGTGGCGATGGCGTCGGCGACCGGCTGGGGCAATCACATCCCGCTGGCGGGGTTCGAGACCAGTTTCGACCTGCTGGTGCCGGGCGGGTGGTACATCTTCCACGTGAAGCCGAACGACCCGGACCCGGAATGCATCCAGCTTTGCGACTGGGTGGCGGCCAAGGTGGAGAGCGGTGCGCTGGAACAGACCTATCGCGGCTCGCACTTCCACCGCAAAAGCTCGAACGGCAGCGACATCTATTACGACGTGGTTGTCGGCCTGAAGCGCTGA
- a CDS encoding choice-of-anchor A family protein gives MVNVAGTGYHWHQRQPVGSDVLVNFYEASTLTINTAFNYSILAPFANVVQNGGGIFGTLVSYNLDQNAEVRPYAATTIRIRRRILPAQQVPAPAGLALILGGLAGITVLARRKA, from the coding sequence ATCGTCAATGTCGCCGGCACCGGCTACCATTGGCATCAACGCCAACCAGTTGGGTCGGATGTATTGGTCAACTTCTATGAAGCCTCGACTTTGACGATCAATACGGCCTTCAATTATTCGATCCTGGCGCCGTTTGCCAACGTCGTCCAAAACGGCGGCGGCATTTTCGGCACGCTGGTCTCGTACAACCTGGATCAGAATGCCGAGGTCCGCCCGTATGCGGCGACCACCATACGCATACGGCGGCGCATCCTGCCGGCCCAGCAGGTGCCCGCACCCGCCGGTCTGGCTTTGATTTTGGGTGGCTTGGCCGGTATTACGGTGCTGGCTCGCCGCAAGGCCTGA